In Salvelinus alpinus chromosome 30, SLU_Salpinus.1, whole genome shotgun sequence, a single genomic region encodes these proteins:
- the LOC139559768 gene encoding uncharacterized protein — protein MDSFKRFQDDDYKNWIKTTMGLNCLKTRLGGFLENETETFHDHLRNKVNTGGNVCKAECNLKKWTPKSKQVPQVCKVCEPWRDEILANHSCKGGQVYWNNSKPNLWPTKKWEVAKVYMPRGNTDHTAVDQFDISAFLNLMSQCIHFAKFVKSKNLITQVTNVRNQVMHSADFRVVKMDLESYLGRIKDLGQALKTHYPKFSELAEEIEQLQNTDFDFIMSWVGKKIVLAADEDPESMLKLQNFLSLEQQILKEKLECLSQRYEEDRETALTLEELQCVRVFLEGNNDLQESLAPQWEKLREVQERVDTLTVRVDTLEKNTRTHDPEFSTDILKYKNHLYEEARRQGWPEPVFSEIKEALGYRGRVKVRGQTFEGVQVCPKSKTAHQEVAKLALSQLAKDSASLSELANDTQEGEASSSQTDQPQSLSSTGPVFFGSVTVVLKTDITSGEGHSGETEAVQSAYKKLALLLDLPESASSYKDVVLEHCHTRDVPPPEEAVQSDAEGKSYQCTLRFTGPITFYVPEGSSKKKQAYQQAAKVALQRLSGVLDSKEVVGENYVSTLKELLEAQTPQLDKPAYDVTDRGMGAGEVTERGGGVEESGGVTSGGGIGKKEKGVGSSEGEGCPHLPPAPMIPSVQPPESQVVPVSLMETLVTMDPMATTVTMVAMHTTVPINTTITMETQGGGASESDPHQATPTLPEESSVSSDGPGFVMCVAVRVQKDLAPHEASTPEEALQAAYCSLLQGLSLDPPPTAGGEKQSVLEFFRRAKCGPPVEDCVTTMEGKHRCTLRIVGELTFHSTEAAPKKQQAEHCAAKEALRCLNGVLSGVLGGDIGGAGPNYKGKLQELLAKHGGGAKPEYKNTEANKIRTGAAASQMTGETAAVGTTLQGDKLSVSDAVTMETTPEDSGPPPPKRSAGGEMEDIRQCLALWSLQPPCVVCEDVSVEQLCEWTVEVRLDRHAFRNQNLFSSKKEAIRQSYHSLGRAGDICQHGTDESKSTAMVKAFFLQRSFPLPVEEVAEPEKGRFCCNLKDITCVFTYRGKGSSEAAACQSASQRALSCLATFIGYCGPPSSTEDAKGRLSTLLKGTALTSANSALSETQYRISAQLRFSGYSMETEGQDSKKATRAQLSQRLLGLLGEDEMDSTASVRNVLDEWFTKSGLEKPGFEDTNDKFGTKVTFSAPLICSYKEWQASREKAKKKLIDELQRRVKYLCDGSTN, from the exons ATGGACTCATTCAAACGGTTTCAGGATGACGACTATAAAAACTGGATTAAAACGACCATGGGTCTGAATTGTCTTAAAACGCGACTAGGAGGGTTTCTGGAAAACGAAACCGAAACTTTCCACGATCATCTCCGAAACAAAGTGAACACAGGAGGCAATGTATGTAAAGCTGAATGTAACCTGAAGAAATGGACCCCCAAGTCAAAGCAG GTTCCTCAAGTGTGTAAAGTGTGCGAGCCATGGAGAGATGAGATCTTGGCAAACCATTCATGTAAAGGCGGACAGGTCTACTGGAATAACTCCAAACCGAACCTGTGGCCTACGAAGAAATGGGAGGTAGCCAAG gtctaCATGCCCCGTGGAAATACGGACCATACCGCGGTGGACCAATTTGACATCTCAGCCTTCCTCAATCTCATGTCCCAATGCATCCACTTTGCCAAGTTTGTGAAGTCCAAAAATCTTATCACACAG gtGACCAACGTGAGGAACCAGGTGATGCACTCTGCTGACTTCCGGGTGGTGAAGATGGATTTAGAATCTTACCTAGGGCGAATCAAAGACCTGGGCCAGGCTCTGAAAACACACTACCCCAAATTCAGTGAGCTGGCAGAGGAGATCGaacag CTCCAGAATACAGACTTCGATTTTATCATGAGCTGGGTTGGGAAGAAGATTGTACTTGCGGCAGATGAGGACCCAGAGAGCATGCTGAAACTCCAGAACTTTCTGAGTCTGGAACAACAGATACTGAAGGAAAAGTTGGAGTGTCTGTCCCAACGCTatgaagaggacagagagacagcccttact CTGGAGGAGTTGCAGTGTGTGAGGGTGTTTCTGGAGGGGAACAATGACCTGCAGGAGAGCCTGGCGCCACAGTGGGAGAAACTGAGAGAGGTGCAGGAAAGAGTGGACACACTCACCGTCAGAGTGGACACACTGGAgaagaacacacgcacacacg ATCCTGAGTTCAGTACTGACATCCTCAAATATAAGAACCATCTATATGAGGAGGCCAGGAGGCAAGGGTGGCCTGAGCCTGTCTTCTCAGAGATAAAGGAAGCCCTCG GTTACAGGGGTCGTGTGAAGGTGAGAGGTCAGACATTTGAAGGTGTTCAGGTGTGCCCAAAGTCGAAGACAGCGCACCAGGAAGTGGCTAAACTGGCCCTGAGCCAGCTAGCCAAGGACAGTGCTAGCCTGAGTGAGCTAGCCAATGACACACAGGAGGGGGAGGCATCCAGTAGCCAGACGGACCAACCACAAAGCCTCTCATCCACAG GCCCCGTGTTCTTTGGTAGTGTCACTGTGGTCCTTAAAACTGACATCACCTCTGGAGAGGGGCATTCTGGGGAGACAGAGGCTGTTCAGTCTGCCTACAAGAAACTAGCTCTCCTGTTGGATCTACCAGAATCAG CTTCCTCCTATAAGGATGTGGTCCTGGAGCACTGTCATACGCGGGATGTCCCACCCCCAGAGGAGGCCGTTCAATCTGATGCAGAGGGGAAGAGCTACCAATGCACTCTTCGATTCACTGGACCAATCACCTTCTATGTCCCAG AGGGTTCCAGCAAAAAGAAACAGGCATATCAGCAGGCAGCTAAAGTGGCCCTCCAGCGGCTGTCCGGAGTCCTCGACAGTAAGGAAGTGGTGGGAGAGAACTACGTGAGCACCCTGAAAGAGCTGCTGGAGGCTCAGACCCCACAACTTGACAAGCCTGCGTATGATGTCACAGACAGAGGAATGGGAGCGGGGGAGGTCactgagagagggggtggagtggaggagagtggaggggtgacaAGTGGGGGGGGGATAGGGAAGAAGGAGAAAGGAGTGGGGTCAAGCGAAGGTGAGGGCTGCCCTCACCTCCCACCAGCTCCCATGATACCTAGCGTGCAGCCCCCCGAGAGTCAGGTGGTCCCAGTGTCACTCATGGAAACCTTAGTTACTATGGACCCCATGGCTACCACAGTCACCATGGTTGCCATGCATACCACAGTCCCCATAAATACCACAATTACCATGGAGACCCAGGGGGGAGGGGCCTCAGAGTCAGACCCCCACCAAGCCACGCCCACCCTCCCAGAGGAGAGCAGCGTCTCTTCAG ATGGCCCTGGGTTCGTTATGTGTGTGGCGGTACGTGTGCAGAAGGACCTCGCCCCACACGAGGCCTCCACTCCAGAGGAGGCGCTACAGGCAGCCTACTGCAGTCTGCTCCAGGGCCTGTCCCTGGATCCGCCACCTACAGCAG GTGGTGAGAAGCAGAGTGTGTTGGAGTTCTTCAGACGGGCAAAGTGTGGCCCCCCAGTGGAGGACTGTGTAACAACAATGGAGGGAAAGCACAGATGCACTCTAAGAATCGTAGGCGAGCTCACCTTCCACAGCACAG aggCGGCCCCAAAAAAGCAGCAGGCAGAGCATTGTGCAGCTAAGGAGGCACTGAGGTGTCTGAATGGGGTCCTGAGTGGGGTTTTGGGCGGAGACATTGGCGGAGCGGGTCCGAACTACAAGGGTAAACTCCAGGAGTTGCTGGccaagcatggaggaggagccaAGCCAGAGTACAAAAATACTGAGGCTAACAAGATCAGAACAGGAGCCG ctgCAAGTCAGATGACCGGGGAAACTGCTGCTGTTGGCACTACTCTACAGGGTGACAAATTGTCAGTTAGTGATGCAGTTACCATGGAGACAACGCCTGAAGATTCCGGCCCGCCTCCGCCTAAGAGATCTGcagggggagagatggaag acatCCGGCAGTGTCTGGCACTGTGGAGTCTGCAGCCCccgtgtgtggtgtgtgaggaTGTGTCTGTGGAGCAGTTGTGTGAGTGGACGGTGGAGGTCCGACTAGACCGCCACGCCTTCCGGAACCAGAACCTGTTTAGCTCTAAGAAAGAGGCTATCCGCCAGTCCTACCACAGTCTGGGTAGAGCAGGAGATATCTGCCAGCATGGCACCG aCGAGAGTAAGTCCACAGCGATGGTAAAGGCTTTTTTCCTGCAGCGGTCGTTCCCGTTGCCTGTGGAGGAAGTAGCAGAACCAGAGAAGGGAAGGTTCTGCTGCAATCTCAAAGACATCACCTGTGTCTTCACTTACCGTGGAAAGG GTTCCAGTGAGGCTGCAGCATGTCAGTCGGCCTCCCAGAGGGCGCTGTCTTGTCTTGCTACTTTCATTGGCTACTGTGGTCCACCCAGCAGCACTGAGGATGCGAAGGGAAGGCTCAGCACTCTGTTGAAGGGGACAGCCCTTACATCTGCGAACTCCGCCCTTTCAGAAACTCAGTACAGAATCTCCGCCCAGCTTAGGTTCTCGGG GTACAGCATGGAGACTGAAGGACAGGACAGTAAGAAAGCTACCAGAGCCCAACTAAGCCAGCGCTTACTGGGCCTACTTGGGGAGGATGAGATGG ACTCCACAGCCTCGGTGAGGAACGTTCTAGATGAGTGGTTTACGAAGAGTGGTCTGGAGAAACCCGGATTTGAGGACACTAATGACAAGTTTGGGACAAAAGTCACCTTCTCTGCCCCTCTCATCTGCTCCTACAAAG AGTGGCAAGCCAGCCGGGAGAAAGCTAAGAAGAAATTAATCGATGAACTGCAGAGGCGGGTCAAATACCTTTGTGATGGAAGCACCAACTGA
- the LOC139559792 gene encoding LOW QUALITY PROTEIN: uncharacterized protein CXorf38 homolog (The sequence of the model RefSeq protein was modified relative to this genomic sequence to represent the inferred CDS: deleted 1 base in 1 codon): MVHEELSARLNDGGYKNWLKAGYCLLKLREGLHPFTDTEMRSFHGNLVHGNLVTRNPGLRRPCRSGCRSKGNQLYSVCVVCTEWRTVILRHHTNPRGMVNWGNCRPPLWNQDHWELAKAYMPRGQAGVKGAELCDVSALLNLLNFCSHFNYVDQHCVREVIRCRNELMHSCEMRVCDQWMRRYQVSIQQLLQQFTHLPEVAAAGQQILEMLAVDLSVLVPGVDRVDGSVSEGLEPESISQWETDLLRERLQELLTDTDTQDTEELLRLRDFLLANRDLSDQFSSELQTITSMETQMRRGGGTREGGGKVGNEVETPE; this comes from the exons ATGGTACACGAAGAGTTGAGCGCTCGTCTGAACGATGGCGGGTATAAGAACTGGCTGAAAGCGGGGTACTGCCTCCTCAAACTGCGGGAGGGGTTGCACCCTTTCACCGATACTGAGATGAGATCCTTCCACGGAAATCTAGTG CACGGAAATCTAGTCACTAGGAACCCAGGTCTGCGGCGGCCGTGTCGGAGCGGGTGCAGATCCAAAGGGAATCAG ctgtactctgtgtgtgtggtgtgcacaGAGTGGAGGACCGTGATCCTGAGGCACCACACAAACCCCAGGGGGATGGTGAACTGGGGGAATTGCAGACCCCCACTCTGGAACCAGGACCACTGGGAACTGGCCAAg GCCTACATGCCGCGGGGTCAAGCTGGGGTTAAGGGGGCGGAGCTGTGTGACGTGTCCGCACTGCTCAACCTCCTCAACTTCTGCTCCCACTTCAACTACGTAGACCAGCACTGTGTCAGAGAG GTTATCAGGTGTAGGAACGAGCTGATGCACTCCTGTGAGATGCGAGTGTGTGACCAGTGGATGAGGCGCTACCAGGTCAGCATACAGCAGCTCCTACAGCAATTCACACACCTACCAGAAGTGGCAGCAGCCGGACAACAGATActagag ATGCTGGCTGTTGATTTGTCGGTGTTAGTTCCTGGTGTGGACCGAGTGGACGGTTCCGTGTCGGAGGGGTTGGAGCCTGAGTCTATCAGCCAATGGGAAACGGACTTGCTGAGAGAGAGGCTGCAGGAGCTGCttactgacacagacacacag GACACTGAGGAGTTGCTGAGACTGAGGGATTTCCTCCTGGCCAACAGAGACTTGAGTGACCAGTTCTCCTCTGAACTCCAGACCATCACATCAATGGAGACACAgatgagaaggggaggagggacgagagaagggggagggaaagTAGGGAATGAAGTGGAGACACCTGAGTAA